DNA sequence from the Parasphaerochaeta coccoides DSM 17374 genome:
AACGGAGACGCAATGGGATCAATGCGCCATGAACGGGAATCCAGGTCAATGACAAGGCATCGTCCCTCACGTTCATGGGGAGGAACCACCTGCCGGGAACTACCCTGGAGGGATGGCGTATCATCAACCTGATAGTCTTCATAGGGGGACATGGTCATGAACAAACTGTACCTTTTGACCCGTGAGCTGTCAACGTGAGTATAACCGGAAACATCACTCGAAACATCACCCCGACGCCAGGAGAACGCCAGGAGAAACCTTGCACTTGTTCCCTGGCTCTCTCCCGCGTATAGTGGAAGATAAAGACAAGGAGAGGAGACCGCGCCATGACACATCGAACTGAAGCAGGGAATAAGGTAGTATGGGCTGCCGTGTTGGAGAAGACGGGTCGTCTGCTCACCGTCACGGTCGAAGGACAAGCCGTGGAAGCCCCTTATGCGTGTAGTGGACTGGATGCCCTGCGCCTTGCTGCACGCAAGGACAAGGCTTTGGACGCCCTGCTGAAAAATTCTGGATATCATGACAATCCCATAGTCGCCATCTTGGCGAACAATGAGCTGCTTCCCTTGTCCGGACGACTCAGGGCGAACTGCGTCCTCACTCCTGTGCGTCTTTACAGCGAACATGGCAAGAGGGTCTACCGCCACAGCATCTGTTTCCTGCTGAGCAGAGCCGCACACGAGCTTTTTCCCGGACGCCGCTTGGTCATAGGACATTCCCTTGGCGACGGCTACTACTTCTCATTCGATGATGAACAATCCGTCCCCTCCATGGATATCAGAAAGCTTTCGGAGCGGATGCAGGTCATTGTCGAAGCTGCTGAAAGTGTGGAGAACATTCATCTTTCCTACCAGCAATCAATGGACTACTTCACTGCCATGGGTTTTACGCAGACCCGCAGCATCCTTGAATACCGCAACGAGCCCTTGATCAGCCTGTACCGTTCCGGCTCCTATGTGGACATTGCCTACGAGCCGCTGGTGTACAATACGTCAATCATGGCGTTGTGGGAGCTTAAGCCTTACGGCAGCCGCGGCATGTTGCTCCGCTACCCCCGTTCCATTGACTTCCACACCCTTCTTCCCTGGAGGGACAATCCTCTGCTTTTTTCCGTGTTCACCGAATACAAGAAACGGGGCATAATCCAAGGCGTGAGCAGTCTGGGCGAGTTGAACAAGGTCTGCGGGACAGGGGACATCCGTTCCTTTATCCGTCTCTCTGAAACACTTCAGGAAAGCAAGATATCAGCAATAGCCGACCAGATACACCGCAGGGGAACAGTCCGGGCAGTATTCATTGCCGGGCCTTCTTCATCCGGCAAGACGACCTTTGCCCAAAAGCTGGGCATCCATCTCCAAGTTGCTGGTTACTCAACCGTCAAGGTGTCGCTGGACAACTACTATGTCCCGCGTGACCAAGTGCCGCTGGACGAGTTCGGAGAGAAGGATTATGAGGCGTTGGAAGCACTGGACACCGCAGGAATCAGGAATGATATCACCGCTCTTTGCCGAGGGGAGAGCGTCGTCCTTCCGCGTTTCAGTTTCAAGGATAGCAAGCGGTTCACCGATGGGCCGGCAATCACGGTTGATGCTTCGACACTTCTGATCATCGAAGGAATACATGGCCTCAACCCCGCTTTGCGCACAGGTCTGGAGGATAACCAGGTGTTCCGTGTTTATATCTCCGCCCTGACGCAGTTGAACCTGGATGATCACAACAGAATCAGCACGACGGACAACAGGATTCTCCGGCGGCTGGTACGGGACAAGAGGACGCGCCATGTCGATGCAAAGATTACCTTGGGCATGTGGTCAAGCGTGGAAAGGGGGGAACGCAGGCATATCTTTCCCTATCAGAACAATGCGGATGCCATGTTGAACAGTGCGCTTGACTACGAACTGGGGGTGCTGGCTCCATTCGCCGAGCCTCTGCTCCGTGCGGTGAAACCACAGGATGGCAAGGCTTACACCATTGCCCGGCGGCTTCTCGCGTTCCTCAAGAATGCTTATCCCATCCAGGAAAGTCTTGTTCCCGGAGATTCGTTGCTTAGGGAGTTCATAGGAGGAAGCGAGTTCCATGCGGAATGAAGGAAGCGCAGCCTAAACGGAAAGAAATGGCGTGACCGCGTAAGCGGGACTCCGGTGGTTGTTCATGGTGAAGACATGGCGGCAACCATGATTTCAAAATTCTCAGGAAGCTCATAGGATGTACTTCTGCCCCCGGAAGCCGAACGGACAAGAAGTCCCTTCCCCATTAAGAAATTAATATCCCTGCCAGCAGTATCAACTGAACATTTGGCAATCTTCGCCCATTTACTGGTCGTCAGTTTTCCATAGAAACTACCTTCGGCACGTTTGATGAGCAATGATATCTGCCGGGAGTTCAATCCTTGGGAATCAAAAGCCTGGACAAGCTGGCGGATCCTTATGGTGGTAGTGATGGAATCCGTGGCAATCTTCATTGCCCTCTCAACCATTCCTGCGTACCACAGCAACCAAGAAGTCACGTCAATACTGGAACTTTGACCGGACAGTCTGGATAATTCTTCATAATATGCTGAACGTTCCCGATTAATTTGTGCCGATATACTGTAATAATGCCCAGTATCTTCATGATCCAAAGCAAGAATATAGTCCGACAACGCACGAGCAATTCTTCCATTCCCGTCTCCGAATGGGTGGATGCACACAAACCATAAATGAGCCAATGCACTCTGGATGATGCGCTCTCCGGTAGGCTGTTCTGAATTGAGCCAGTCAATCAAAGCTGCCATCTCCGTCTCAATCCGTTCATGGGGAACGCCTTCATAGCCGATGCGTTCCTTACCTATCGCCCTGCCGCTCATGATATAGACATCCGACATGCGCCATGTCCCGACCAGAGAAGGCTGCGTCTTTCGAGGCACTCCGGTAAAGAGATTGCGATGCCATGAAAAGATACGGTCTGTTGTCATTGGTTGTTTGTCATGCAAGGCATCAAAGACTATATCAACGATGTGTTCTTCATTTTCTTTCTTTTTCAGTGGGGAAACCGGGATGCCCAGACGATGCGATACTGAAGACCATACCGAAGCGACATCCAGGTTTTCGCCTTCAATTTCACTACTTTGCATAGTTTCAGCGGTAATCATGCGAGAAGTAAAATTCACGCGGGCATCATGACTCAGAAGATTCGCGGCATTATCCAGTGCCCCCTGGACATATTTGGTATTCACAAGTATCTGCATGATAGCTTCACGGTCATATGTAAAATGTGGCCAGCGGAGATGTTCCCAGATATAGCCAATCATCTGCCATTCCTTCTCATATCATGCGGAGAATAACACTTTTGAGCTATATTCTCCGCATTTTTGCGGTATATATGCCTTATTATATGTTTTCTCTGCATAAATGCAAGCATCACATAACCCAAAAGTATTATATGATTTTCCCGTAAAATGTTACTTCATAACAACGCAAATCCCCTGTCCATCATGGTCAGGCGTCACACGTTCTCACTCTCCCCTTCATCCTCATCCGGCAGGACAGCCTTGCAAAATCCGTCCTCGGCAATCACCAACCTTAACCGGGAAGCCAGCCGGATGTGGTGACGCCGCGCCCACTGCACATAGGCGCAGCTTTCCGGTAACCAAGCAGCCATCATGGCTTTCCAGAGTGTCATCTTCCGGCATCGGGGACATTTCCTGAAACGCGCAGGATAAACCATACAAAAATTGGTCAGGACATCGAGGAACTCACAAGCGGAATCCATATCATAGATAAGCTCATCCCCGTAGATGACCTTTTCGTGACAGCACATGCCACATCGTGAACAGATGTTTTCCCATCGGTCAGCGCAGGACATGGATGAAGACATGGGCAGCGCTAAGATTCTTCCGCCATGCTCCGACGCATACGCCGGGCAGCAGCGGTATCAATGGCAGGCAAGATATGCAAGGGAGTCACCGCAATAATCCCTTCCCTGGCCAGCTCATAGTCAGGAGGATATTCCCCCTCCATTGCCAAAGCGGACGGCTGGGCACGTCCGGCAAGGGAATGACTGTCGAAAGTATGACTGGTCAGCTCCGCCGATGACCCGAAGCTAGTACCGGACGTATCAAAGATGCGACGGACGACATCACGGGCACTCTGCATTGTAGCGTAATATTCCAGCCTGCCGATACCGCCTACATCCCATTGTCCGGTCGGATTAGGCGGGACGTTGATGTTGACCAGCGTGGTGCTATCGCAGAAACCGAGGAAAAATTCAAGGTTGGCGGTAAGGAAAGAAGCTGCTTCGGCAAAAGGTATCGGCTTTTTACCGCCCCATGCGCTGATTGCAATTGCACGGATATCCATAAGGGATGCCTCGCGCGCTGCGCCGAGCGTGCCGCTGTACAGGATGTCAGTGGAAAGATTGTAGCCATGATTGATGCCGCTGATCACCATGTCGGGCTTCACAGGAAGTACCCCTCCCTTCACCGCATAGAGTACGCAGTCCGCAGGCGTCCCGCTGCAATGGAAGCCGCGCTCGGCATAACGGGTCACCACCACGTCCCCGCGGAGCGTCATGGAATGACTTGTAGCACTGCGTTGCCCGTTTGGGGCGCAGACCCATACATCATGACCGGCAGCACTCAGGGTGCGCTCCATAGTGACAAGCCCCTCGCTGCCGTATCCGTCGTCATTTGTCAGTAGAATGTTCATGCATTGATTTTCGAATGTACCGACGCTCCTCCCCGTGGAACGAATATCCTCCAGTCGGGATGAAAGCCGAAGATACGCTCGTACTCCTCCAAGCGTTCCAGATATGAGTTCAGACCAGTCTGCGTAAGCAGAACCATGAGCGTACCGTTGATGCCATTTGCCACGATGTTCGCACCATGGCACCCCGGAGTCTCGGAAGCGCGTTTTGCCAACCAATCGACTTCCGGACAGGAAATCTCCATCTGGTCGCGCATTCCCATCTGAATACGGTTCATGATTCTACCATACTGCAAGGGTTCCTTTTGTACAAGCTGGGCCGCTGCTTCACGGGCAAGGCGGCTTTCGGTGAAAATGTAGGAACAAACATGGCTGGACTCACTGTCCAGACAGCCCAGCTGCTCCATGAGGTCGGCATCACCCATCTCGCGCAGGGTGCTGATTGACATACGGGAGCGGAGTATCTTGAAGGCGTGCTCGGCAGTGCGCCTTTTCTCGTTCATTTCATCACGCAGCATCTGATGGGGGATGTTGCTCTCCACCACGATGCAGACATTTCCTTCTTCCTGCTTGAAAGGAAAATCATATTTCTCATAGCTTCCCCTCTGGAGATCAAAAATCAGGAGCTTCTCTTCCTCGGCGTTCAACATGGTCTCGATGTCACTGATACGACAGTAGCGGCCGTTGAAACGGGCGCATGCGCCAAAGAGATAGCGGATGTATTCCTCACGGGAAAAGTTCATATGAAAGAGACTACCCAAAGCCATCAGGGAGCCAAGACAAAGGGCAGTGACACCAACAATGCCATCGTAGGCAAGCAGATCACCGGAAAAGGAAACATTCAGGCCGCGGTCTATCCTCCGACCATCCTTCTGAAGCTCGTTGACCACTCCCTTGAAGAAATTTGCCCACCTATCCTCCCTCCGATATTTCACGGCTCCCAAGGCAAAGTGTTTCTTATCATTGAGAGCCGCATTGTACAGGCGTACAACAGCATCGTCCCGAAAGGAAATAGCAACTTTGAGGCTTTTTTCACCCGCCGCGCTGATTACAGGACCATTGCAATAATCCGCGTAAGCCCCGACAAAAGTATAGGAAGAAGGCACGTCCACGATGATATCCGGGTTTTCATCATATTCCTTCGCATGTGTCTGACGCGCCGTAACCATGAAGATCTCCCCCGGTTCTCTGTCGCCATTCTAGGCTAGGGAAAATCTTTTTGCAACAAAAAACCACCATCGCCCCAAGGCGACGGCGGTGAATATTCCATGACAGAACAAATAGATGACAAATTCTCCGGAGAAAGTTACTCCTTGATGCCGTAACGCTTGTTGAAGCGCTCGACGCGTCCTGCGGTGTCCAGAAGCTTCTGGGTACCAGTGTAGAACGGATGGTTGAAAGCACTGATTTCAACTTCAAGGTTACGGACGGTGCTCTTGGTTTTGACGGTGAAACCACCGGCGCACTTCACTTCTGTCAGTTCATATTTCGGGTGAATGCCCTTCTTCATTTCGTTGCCTCCATATCTCCACTTGTTGCTACGGACACGCCTTCACAACAAGCAATCGTCTCTCTTATACGCCGAACCCGACGAACCTTAGTATACCGTAGGCCGGGACGTAGAGTCCAGATAACTGGAACCATTGGACCCGTTGCCGGACGGCTCAAGCGTAGCCGATGTGTTCATCGACCGCAAGAACGCTTCATTGTTCTTGGTTTTCTTCATTTTGTCAATGAGGAAACTGGTCAATTCCAAGTCCTCCATGCTGTTGACTGCATTGCGCAGTATCCAGAGGCGGGAAAGTTCTTCTTGGGTAAGCAACAGATCCTCGCGCCGCGTACCACTTTTCTTGATGTTTATGGCAGGGAACAGGCGTCTGTCGGCCATGCGGCGATCCAGCACAATCTCATTGTTGCCGGTACCCTTGAATTCTTCAAAAATGACTTCATCCATCCGGCTGCCTGTCTCTATCAAAGCGGTGGCGATGATTGTCAAGCTACCGCCATGCTCAATGTTGCGTGCCGCGCCAAAGAAACGCTTGGGCTTGTGGAGGGCGTTGGAGTCTACACCGCCGGAAAGTATCTTGCCGCTGGCCGGTACTGTCTGGTTATAGGCACGGGCGAGACGGGTTATCGAATCAAGAAGGATGACCACGTCCTTCTTATGCTCCACCATCCGCTTGGCCTTCTCCACCACCATCTCGGCCACTGCGACATGGCGGGTCGCCTGCTCATCAAAAGTGCTGGCAATGACCTCGCCTTTGACGTTGCGGCGCATGTCGGTCACTTCCTCTGGTCTCTCATCAACCAGCAGAACCATCAGCTTGACCTCTGGATGGTTGGATGTGATGGCATTGGCAATTTTCTGCATCAGCACCGTTTTTCCGGTACGGGGAGGTGCCACGATAAGAGAACGCTGACCCTTGCCGATGGGACAGAACAAGTTAATCATCCGCATGGAGATGTCTCCTGACTCAGTCTCCAGGTTGAGCTTGGCATCAGGGAACAGGGGGGTCAGGGTGTCAAAACTGTTGCGGAGCTTTGCCGCATGAGGCGTATCATCATTGACCTTGACAACCCTGAGGATGGCAAAGAAACGCTCGCCGTCCTTGGGAGAACGAATCTGCCCTTCAATGCTGTCGCCTGTCTTCAGGCTGAAAAGTTTAATCTGACTCTGTGAAATGTAGATGTCCTCAGGTCCGCTGAGATAATTGTTCAGCGGAGAACGGAGGAATCCATATCCGTCGGCAAGTATTTCCAGTGTACCGTTGGCAAAAATGATGCCGCCGGTCGCTGCATGGTTCTTAAGCAGCTCCAGGATAATCTCCTGCTTCTTCAAATCCTCCAGCCACGCGGGATCCATGCCTACCGCCACAGCCATGGCCCTCAAGTCTTCGACAGGCTTGACGGACAGGTCGTTGATTACAATACGGGGAGCGTCCGGATTATCCTCGGCCGGATTGGTCGCATAATCATCCTGCGGTATGCCGCCGCGTCCGCGATAGTTCTTGCTGTTGCGCGCATTGAGGTTCTTGCCCTGCCCTTGACGACGTCCGCCGGACTGATAGTTCCCCGGACCGGGAACGTAATTGCGCTGGTTGCCATAGGGACGTCCGCTGTTCTGGTAGGCCGGACGAGCTTCACGCCGGCCCTGTACGGGAGAAAGTGTTTCCTGCTCAGAGTTCCTCCCTTCCGCAGGAATAAAAGCTCCCGTATTCCTTTCCGTGTTTCTTTCCGTGCGCCTTTCCGTCCTGGAAGTCTCTCCGTCTCTGTTTGAAACGCCCATGGTCTCGGAAGCATCAATGGAAAGATCCATCAGTGATT
Encoded proteins:
- a CDS encoding nucleoside kinase, with the translated sequence MTHRTEAGNKVVWAAVLEKTGRLLTVTVEGQAVEAPYACSGLDALRLAARKDKALDALLKNSGYHDNPIVAILANNELLPLSGRLRANCVLTPVRLYSEHGKRVYRHSICFLLSRAAHELFPGRRLVIGHSLGDGYYFSFDDEQSVPSMDIRKLSERMQVIVEAAESVENIHLSYQQSMDYFTAMGFTQTRSILEYRNEPLISLYRSGSYVDIAYEPLVYNTSIMALWELKPYGSRGMLLRYPRSIDFHTLLPWRDNPLLFSVFTEYKKRGIIQGVSSLGELNKVCGTGDIRSFIRLSETLQESKISAIADQIHRRGTVRAVFIAGPSSSGKTTFAQKLGIHLQVAGYSTVKVSLDNYYVPRDQVPLDEFGEKDYEALEALDTAGIRNDITALCRGESVVLPRFSFKDSKRFTDGPAITVDASTLLIIEGIHGLNPALRTGLEDNQVFRVYISALTQLNLDDHNRISTTDNRILRRLVRDKRTRHVDAKITLGMWSSVERGERRHIFPYQNNADAMLNSALDYELGVLAPFAEPLLRAVKPQDGKAYTIARRLLAFLKNAYPIQESLVPGDSLLREFIGGSEFHAE
- a CDS encoding Fic family protein → MIGYIWEHLRWPHFTYDREAIMQILVNTKYVQGALDNAANLLSHDARVNFTSRMITAETMQSSEIEGENLDVASVWSSVSHRLGIPVSPLKKKENEEHIVDIVFDALHDKQPMTTDRIFSWHRNLFTGVPRKTQPSLVGTWRMSDVYIMSGRAIGKERIGYEGVPHERIETEMAALIDWLNSEQPTGERIIQSALAHLWFVCIHPFGDGNGRIARALSDYILALDHEDTGHYYSISAQINRERSAYYEELSRLSGQSSSIDVTSWLLWYAGMVERAMKIATDSITTTIRIRQLVQAFDSQGLNSRQISLLIKRAEGSFYGKLTTSKWAKIAKCSVDTAGRDINFLMGKGLLVRSASGGRSTSYELPENFEIMVAAMSSP
- the surE gene encoding 5'/3'-nucleotidase SurE, which translates into the protein MNILLTNDDGYGSEGLVTMERTLSAAGHDVWVCAPNGQRSATSHSMTLRGDVVVTRYAERGFHCSGTPADCVLYAVKGGVLPVKPDMVISGINHGYNLSTDILYSGTLGAAREASLMDIRAIAISAWGGKKPIPFAEAASFLTANLEFFLGFCDSTTLVNINVPPNPTGQWDVGGIGRLEYYATMQSARDVVRRIFDTSGTSFGSSAELTSHTFDSHSLAGRAQPSALAMEGEYPPDYELAREGIIAVTPLHILPAIDTAAARRMRRSMAEES
- a CDS encoding galactokinase; translated protein: MVTARQTHAKEYDENPDIIVDVPSSYTFVGAYADYCNGPVISAAGEKSLKVAISFRDDAVVRLYNAALNDKKHFALGAVKYRREDRWANFFKGVVNELQKDGRRIDRGLNVSFSGDLLAYDGIVGVTALCLGSLMALGSLFHMNFSREEYIRYLFGACARFNGRYCRISDIETMLNAEEEKLLIFDLQRGSYEKYDFPFKQEEGNVCIVVESNIPHQMLRDEMNEKRRTAEHAFKILRSRMSISTLREMGDADLMEQLGCLDSESSHVCSYIFTESRLAREAAAQLVQKEPLQYGRIMNRIQMGMRDQMEISCPEVDWLAKRASETPGCHGANIVANGINGTLMVLLTQTGLNSYLERLEEYERIFGFHPDWRIFVPRGGASVHSKINA
- the rpmE gene encoding 50S ribosomal protein L31; the encoded protein is MKKGIHPKYELTEVKCAGGFTVKTKSTVRNLEVEISAFNHPFYTGTQKLLDTAGRVERFNKRYGIKE
- the rho gene encoding transcription termination factor Rho, with product MGVSNRDGETSRTERRTERNTERNTGAFIPAEGRNSEQETLSPVQGRREARPAYQNSGRPYGNQRNYVPGPGNYQSGGRRQGQGKNLNARNSKNYRGRGGIPQDDYATNPAEDNPDAPRIVINDLSVKPVEDLRAMAVAVGMDPAWLEDLKKQEIILELLKNHAATGGIIFANGTLEILADGYGFLRSPLNNYLSGPEDIYISQSQIKLFSLKTGDSIEGQIRSPKDGERFFAILRVVKVNDDTPHAAKLRNSFDTLTPLFPDAKLNLETESGDISMRMINLFCPIGKGQRSLIVAPPRTGKTVLMQKIANAITSNHPEVKLMVLLVDERPEEVTDMRRNVKGEVIASTFDEQATRHVAVAEMVVEKAKRMVEHKKDVVILLDSITRLARAYNQTVPASGKILSGGVDSNALHKPKRFFGAARNIEHGGSLTIIATALIETGSRMDEVIFEEFKGTGNNEIVLDRRMADRRLFPAINIKKSGTRREDLLLTQEELSRLWILRNAVNSMEDLELTSFLIDKMKKTKNNEAFLRSMNTSATLEPSGNGSNGSSYLDSTSRPTVY